GGAATTTATTCAAATCCTAATTACCATAAAAGAATTTTTATAGCCATGCCTTCTTTTACAAAAGAAGAACTTCAGATTAAGTTAGAGAAGACAAGTTGTAGTGACGGAAATTTACATGAAATACAATTACTATGGCTTTTGAGTTCTTTTATCTCAACTTGTCAAGATTATGGGGTGGAACCATATTTATTGACATATGGTTGATTATAGATCTGTTTGTTGATGTAGGGCTTCAAAGTTCTCTTTTCTGCATACTTATTATGAGCTAAATTGAAGGATCAAACATTTTAGAAATATATCTCCTCTGTCAAGGCAAAAATAATGAGACAAAGTAGACCCTACGTCGATATTTTATAACCTAGAATACGATGATACAGATACAATGGAATGATTCAATTAGGTTCATTATTTGGTATTGCATCATAATGTCCACAATCGTAGTTGAAGTATTGTAGATTACAATAGAAGAAAGCTTCTCGAATAGTATAACACATAAAAACTTGGTTATACTCAGAATAAAAAAGCCTGTAAATTGTTGATTTACAGGCTTTAGGTGATCTCAAGGGGACTTTGTAAACCATTGTATTCTAATGTTTTATCTTCTTCGGTATCACTTGTAGTATCAATCAAATGAAATAAATGTTAAAGATTTCTCTTTTGTTTAGATTAAGGCATAAACCTCTGGAATTAAAAATGTCATTACTCCACCAATGATTGTACTCCCTTTCATGAAATGCCACAAGTACTTTAATTTGAAATTATTTAACCTTAGATTTTCTTGTTAATCTAGTATCATTACATTTTAACTAGAATGAGTTTAGAATGGAGTCGTACTCATGCAGTCTTTTTGCCCAAGCAGGACGATTATTCTTTAAATTAACCCAGTCATCTTCAGTTAGATTTTCAAAAGCTTTTGGAAAATCAATTATTTCATATGTTAAGTTTTCAAGGATTTGATCATTCAAGCTGTAGTTAGAATAAAATTCACCAAATTGAGATGTACATATGACTGTGTTCGTATGTATAATACCTTTTGAAAGTAGTCCAGAAACTGTAGGGTCATTAATTGGCATTTTGATACTTTTACTTCCTAACAAGAAGAATTCTCGAATTAATGATTTTTCGTGAGGATCTAATGACTTGATGGTTTTCTTTAGCTTTCTTTTATATTTCCTTTTGTTGTAAAAAACTTTTAGTTTTTGTTTGATGTATTTACCAAATCTTATCAGAAGAATTAGTGTCGAAACAACGAAAGCTATAAAAATATATAGATTATACTTGGGATCTATACTTGAAATATTAAAAAAATCGAATATTATTTCTCCATAAAAAAGTTTTAATGCAGTAATAGCCATTATAATAAATAATGTAGTATTCGATATTTTATCTAGATCGATTAAGTTTTTGAGCCATTCCATATTACAATATTCAATTTTATAATAATTTGTTTATCAAAAATAATTATTAATTCATTAGTTTATCAAAAATCAAAATCAAATTTATCGTAAGATTACACCTTGTATAGTAATCAAGAATGGCTTGAATTCATTCAAGGTCATTAATATTTCTTTTCTAACATCTCCTGTCGATATTGATGTCTAGTGTAACCGGTGCCATTGATATGGTAGACGCACCAGACATCTACGGGCATTGTAGGTGTTGATTGATAATTTACTTCTACGGTCATGGGGACGCTGCCACTTTTTAAAGTGACAACGTCTCCTGGTTTAAATAACTTCTTAATTTCTTTTGATTCTTCCATGATACTTACTTGAGGTCAGTGAATAGATCCGATGGTTTATGTAGGGCTTCAAAGTCGTAGTTGGCTGTGAGTACTTCGATCTTTGATTTGTTGGGTTTGCCAGTACTATTGTTGTTGGCTACACTAACGGTCTGCTTGATTTGCTTCTGGTACCATCCATGTTTCTCTGCGTATTCGGAGAGAATGTCGGATGGATAACTACTCAATAAAAACTTACCCTTGATCGAGGATAGGAGCGTAAGGAGAGCTTCAAAGTCCTCTTTGCTGTATCCATCATAGTGTCCGCAATCGCTGTTGAAGTATGGAGGATCACAGTAGAAGAATGCCTCTTCTTGATCTCGGCTGTTGATGATACGTAGTGCATCGGTACATTCTATTTGTACGTTCTGGAGTCGTATGGCCAACTCTTCAGAGAACTCATTTCGTTTGTTATTGATCTTCTTGGAGGTGCAGTTCTTCGATATATCATATCCCCAGGTTCCATCCAACATGGAAGAAAAACTCTCGTTTGCCATCACCCATATCGCCCATGCTCTTTTCTCTCTTGTAAACATATGAGGATTTCCATAGATTACCTTTGCATCGTTGAATTGAGAGCGTGAGTGTAACGATATGCGTATCATGGTAGATAGTGTCGCAAAGTCATTTTTAATCACCTCATAGAAGTTAATAAGCTCTCTATTGGTATCGTTGATCACTTCGATATTAGAGGGACGCTTAGACCAGAAGATGGCACCACCTCCGATAAAGGGTTCTGCATATAGCGTGTGCATGGGAAATAGAGGTAAGATGGTTTTGATTAGGTTTTGTTTCCCACCATAATAACTGATAGGTGCTTTCATAATTTGTTTATTTTTGTTAACTTTAATTTATCTCTCACAAAAAAGCGTACAACCACGATAAGACATTTAGTGCCCTAGGTGT
The Prolixibacteraceae bacterium DNA segment above includes these coding regions:
- a CDS encoding superinfection exclusion B family protein, whose protein sequence is MEWLKNLIDLDKISNTTLFIIMAITALKLFYGEIIFDFFNISSIDPKYNLYIFIAFVVSTLILLIRFGKYIKQKLKVFYNKRKYKRKLKKTIKSLDPHEKSLIREFFLLGSKSIKMPINDPTVSGLLSKGIIHTNTVICTSQFGEFYSNYSLNDQILENLTYEIIDFPKAFENLTEDDWVNLKNNRPAWAKRLHEYDSILNSF
- a CDS encoding YodC family protein; this encodes MEESKEIKKLFKPGDVVTLKSGSVPMTVEVNYQSTPTMPVDVWCVYHINGTGYTRHQYRQEMLEKKY
- a CDS encoding DNA adenine methylase, whose translation is MKAPISYYGGKQNLIKTILPLFPMHTLYAEPFIGGGAIFWSKRPSNIEVINDTNRELINFYEVIKNDFATLSTMIRISLHSRSQFNDAKVIYGNPHMFTREKRAWAIWVMANESFSSMLDGTWGYDISKNCTSKKINNKRNEFSEELAIRLQNVQIECTDALRIINSRDQEEAFFYCDPPYFNSDCGHYDGYSKEDFEALLTLLSSIKGKFLLSSYPSDILSEYAEKHGWYQKQIKQTVSVANNNSTGKPNKSKIEVLTANYDFEALHKPSDLFTDLK